In a single window of the Bacteroidales bacterium genome:
- a CDS encoding ABC transporter permease — MKFYNIFLKNIREQFRSFWILLMTLITAPFFVFIYPMIIQSSGYSYRVQVLNIDKGTIDSKSGVTTFYSKSIIDSMKHQSGQMLVFSDVTSRDSATSTLKQKKSDLLLIFPEQFSSTLAQKGSNAEMKIPIEFSGDVTNWRYLMAGVFIQDYLYKNYFEKQGLKEPFEFKEIPLGKSSELNDFDMAVPGLIIFAIVMLMYTATIAFVVDIESGTIKRLKMAKVSTFTYIGGLSSVQILIGAISVVITYFTAISLGFNGQGDFWALLLIMLLTCISIIAFSIILAAFCKNITQVVVIGTFPLFLFMFFSGSMFPVQATPLFSIGTFDFGLNGLISSTHAVNAINKVMVMNLGIRDILPEIITLTLLSIFYFLVGGYLYQRRHLRAVK, encoded by the coding sequence ATGAAATTCTACAATATCTTCCTAAAAAATATTCGTGAGCAATTCAGGAGTTTCTGGATTCTGCTTATGACATTAATAACAGCACCATTCTTTGTTTTTATCTACCCAATGATTATCCAAAGTAGCGGGTATAGCTACAGGGTACAAGTTCTTAATATCGATAAGGGTACAATTGATAGTAAATCGGGCGTAACTACTTTTTACAGTAAATCGATTATCGATTCAATGAAGCATCAAAGTGGGCAAATGCTCGTTTTTTCTGATGTTACAAGCAGAGATTCCGCAACATCTACCTTGAAACAGAAAAAATCGGACTTACTGCTAATTTTCCCCGAGCAGTTCTCATCCACTTTGGCTCAGAAGGGTTCAAATGCGGAGATGAAGATACCCATAGAGTTTTCCGGTGATGTAACAAATTGGAGATACCTAATGGCTGGCGTATTCATCCAGGACTATTTGTACAAGAACTATTTCGAAAAGCAAGGTTTAAAGGAGCCATTCGAGTTTAAGGAGATTCCACTTGGGAAATCATCGGAGCTGAACGATTTTGATATGGCAGTTCCTGGCCTCATCATATTCGCAATTGTTATGCTGATGTACACTGCCACCATTGCATTTGTTGTAGATATTGAATCGGGGACAATTAAAAGGCTTAAGATGGCTAAGGTTTCAACCTTTACCTACATTGGTGGGTTAAGCTCGGTGCAGATATTAATTGGAGCGATATCAGTAGTAATAACCTATTTTACGGCTATCAGCCTTGGGTTTAATGGGCAGGGAGATTTTTGGGCTTTACTGCTGATTATGCTACTAACCTGCATATCGATTATAGCATTCAGCATAATTCTAGCAGCCTTTTGTAAGAATATAACGCAGGTGGTGGTTATTGGAACTTTCCCGTTGTTCCTCTTTATGTTCTTTTCTGGTTCGATGTTCCCAGTGCAAGCAACACCCCTTTTCTCCATAGGAACGTTCGACTTTGGATTAAATGGACTCATCTCCTCAACCCATGCAGTTAATGCAATAAACAAGGTTATGGTGATGAATTTGGGTATAAGGGATATCCTTCCCGAAATCATCACACTTACATTGCTCAGTATTTTCTACTTTTTAGTTGGTGGGTATTTATACCAAAGGAGGCATTTAAGGGCGGTGAAATAA
- a CDS encoding ABC transporter ATP-binding protein, which yields MTTQYAIETKNLSKSFGSLVAVDNLNLTINRGEIFGFLGPNGAGKSTSINMICGLLSPTSGEVLVNGNRIDNNHSTSRTVGLCPQDNIFWPMMTCLEQLTFMGAMYNIASANSKRNSLKLLFDMGLYDKRNKLAKTLSGGMKRRLNICLALVHDPEIVIFDEPEAGLDPQSRVMVRDYIHMLTAKKTIILTTHNMDEAERLAQRVAIIDNGKLLLTDTPENLKKHNGEGNILELTLPDDKESPLKAISILKDMNGNLTAESNRLLIKSRQCLELLPEIMNRLSANNINIKQVQIRENTLEDVFIRLTGKKLRD from the coding sequence ATGACCACCCAATACGCAATTGAAACTAAAAATCTATCCAAAAGCTTTGGATCGTTAGTGGCTGTTGATAATCTGAATTTAACTATTAATAGGGGCGAGATTTTCGGGTTCCTTGGCCCGAATGGTGCTGGGAAAAGTACATCAATAAATATGATATGCGGGCTTCTCTCCCCCACCTCGGGCGAGGTTTTGGTTAACGGGAATAGGATAGATAATAACCATAGCACAAGCCGAACGGTGGGTCTTTGCCCACAGGATAATATCTTTTGGCCTATGATGACCTGTTTGGAGCAGCTAACCTTTATGGGTGCAATGTACAATATTGCAAGTGCCAATTCCAAAAGGAACTCCCTAAAGCTACTCTTCGATATGGGCTTGTATGATAAAAGGAATAAGCTTGCAAAAACCCTTTCGGGCGGTATGAAGAGGCGATTAAATATATGCCTTGCGCTGGTTCACGATCCCGAAATTGTGATATTCGATGAGCCCGAGGCAGGGCTTGATCCACAAAGCAGGGTTATGGTTCGCGATTATATCCACATGCTTACGGCAAAGAAAACGATTATCCTAACCACCCATAACATGGATGAGGCGGAGCGGTTGGCACAACGCGTTGCGATTATCGATAATGGTAAGCTACTACTTACGGATACGCCTGAGAATCTGAAGAAGCATAATGGCGAGGGAAATATCCTTGAGCTCACCCTGCCGGATGATAAGGAATCGCCCCTAAAAGCAATATCGATATTAAAAGATATGAATGGAAATTTAACTGCTGAATCGAATAGGTTACTTATAAAATCGAGGCAATGCCTTGAGCTGCTTCCTGAGATAATGAATAGGTTATCGGCAAATAATATCAACATTAAACAGGTTCAGATTAGGGAGAATACCCTAGAGGATGTTTTTATCCGGTTAACAGGAAAGAAGCTAAGGGATTAA
- the msrA gene encoding peptide-methionine (S)-S-oxide reductase MsrA produces the protein MIKGRVTIIFMLIITLLTLKVNGQGKTKKEYMEPTSKCETITLGAGCFWCIEAIYSRVNGVISVASGYSGGHTENPTYNEVCTGETGHAEVIQVVYDPSVIPLAKILEIYFKTHDPTMLNRQGADIGTQYRSVIFYSNDEQKRVAQEVKDLLNKSGIWSDPIVTLIEPLRNFYKAEGYHQDYFENNAKQPYCQMVINPKVEKFEKLFKEYLKK, from the coding sequence ATGATAAAAGGTAGGGTAACAATAATTTTCATGCTAATTATTACGCTATTAACCCTAAAGGTCAATGGCCAAGGAAAAACAAAAAAAGAATATATGGAACCTACATCAAAATGCGAAACAATAACCCTAGGTGCTGGCTGTTTCTGGTGCATAGAGGCAATATATAGCCGGGTGAATGGTGTAATTAGCGTAGCTTCGGGCTATTCGGGTGGACATACAGAGAATCCTACCTATAATGAGGTTTGCACTGGCGAAACGGGTCATGCCGAGGTTATACAGGTGGTTTACGATCCTTCAGTTATCCCCCTTGCAAAAATCCTTGAGATTTACTTTAAAACCCACGATCCAACCATGCTTAACCGCCAAGGGGCGGATATTGGTACGCAGTACCGTTCGGTTATTTTCTATAGTAACGATGAGCAGAAAAGGGTTGCCCAAGAGGTTAAGGACTTGCTTAACAAATCGGGTATCTGGAGTGATCCTATTGTTACCCTAATTGAGCCTTTGAGGAATTTTTATAAGGCTGAAGGCTACCATCAGGATTATTTCGAGAACAATGCCAAGCAACCATACTGTCAGATGGTTATAAACCCCAAGGTTGAAAAGTTTGAGAAGCTGTTTAAGGAGTATTTGAAGAAATGA
- a CDS encoding aspartate aminotransferase family protein, with protein sequence MTKIWTKKTQEEIKEIVFDALNKNVDYDKKNILGLPASRLDEKVFNHDVSFLKEAPYMSALSQNPNHIGCHTLGKSEPFFKGTHAIEKELIGICACDILKGNYDEQDGYVASGGTEANIQAIWIYRNYYQNEFSAHHNEIAIVCSEDSHYSIDKAANLLLLDIYKIPVNNDTRDFSNKSVEKTLERAKNDGKKYFIIVCNLMTTMFGSVDDIEKLTNSLEKLSCEFKLHVDGAFGGFYYPFINENSQLTFQNPAITSFTLDAHKMAQSPYGTGIFLIRKGYIKYANTQASYVEGTDYTLIGSRSGANAIAVWMILSKNGPHGWHEKIFILQKRTDWMCKSLKELGIKYYRNPMSNIITIRAEYINREIAVKYGLIPDDHLNPKWFKIVIMNHVSIEKLALLVEEIRNTVHNKSELIANRHATHETPVERHSGRLIYGQINGIFVQ encoded by the coding sequence ATGACGAAAATTTGGACTAAAAAAACACAAGAAGAAATAAAGGAAATCGTATTCGATGCACTTAATAAGAATGTGGATTACGACAAGAAAAATATACTTGGTTTACCCGCTTCACGCTTAGATGAAAAGGTATTCAATCATGACGTTTCTTTTTTAAAAGAGGCTCCTTATATGTCTGCACTTTCACAAAACCCTAACCACATTGGTTGTCATACTTTGGGCAAATCCGAACCTTTCTTTAAGGGTACACATGCCATTGAAAAAGAATTGATAGGGATATGTGCATGCGATATTTTGAAAGGTAATTATGATGAACAAGATGGCTACGTAGCATCTGGCGGAACCGAGGCGAATATTCAAGCCATTTGGATTTACAGAAATTATTATCAGAATGAATTTTCAGCTCATCATAATGAAATAGCTATTGTTTGTAGCGAGGACAGTCATTATTCTATAGACAAGGCTGCAAACCTCTTATTGTTGGATATTTATAAAATTCCTGTAAACAATGATACAAGAGATTTTAGTAATAAGAGCGTTGAAAAAACCTTGGAGAGGGCAAAAAACGATGGTAAAAAATATTTCATTATTGTTTGTAATTTGATGACAACAATGTTCGGATCTGTAGATGATATTGAAAAACTTACAAATTCTTTAGAAAAACTGTCTTGTGAATTTAAACTTCATGTTGACGGAGCTTTTGGAGGATTTTATTATCCATTTATCAATGAAAACAGCCAGCTAACTTTCCAAAATCCTGCAATTACTTCCTTTACACTTGATGCCCATAAAATGGCTCAATCTCCTTATGGCACTGGAATTTTCTTAATTAGAAAAGGTTATATTAAATATGCAAATACTCAAGCCAGCTATGTTGAGGGGACAGATTATACACTAATAGGGAGTAGATCAGGGGCAAATGCCATTGCTGTTTGGATGATTTTATCTAAAAATGGACCTCATGGTTGGCACGAAAAAATATTCATTTTACAAAAAAGAACTGACTGGATGTGTAAATCTCTAAAAGAATTGGGAATAAAATACTATCGAAACCCAATGTCAAATATAATAACTATTAGAGCAGAATATATCAATCGTGAAATAGCTGTTAAGTATGGATTAATTCCCGATGATCATTTGAACCCAAAATGGTTTAAAATTGTAATAATGAACCATGTTTCTATTGAGAAACTAGCTTTACTTGTTGAAGAAATTAGGAACACTGTACACAATAAATCAGAACTTATAGCGAACCGACATGCCACGCATGAAACCCCAGTTGAACGACATTCCGGCAGATTAATCTATGGGCAGATCAATGGTATTTTTGTTCAGTAA